CCATAAAAGTTTCAGGTTCCTGAATGTCTTTATAAACGTCTAAAACCAATCCTTCATCTTTCATGTTGGTAATTCTTCCATCTTTTAAAACGGAAATACCACAAGCTTCCTGACCTCTGTGCTGTAATGCAAAAAGTCCGAATTGTGAAAGAGAAAACGTATCCAGATCTTCATCTGAATAAAGTCCGAAGATTCCACATTCTTCATTAGGAGCATCTAATCTTTCCTCTTCCTGAGTTCTGAAGAGATTTCTCCCATAGACCTGGTTTTCAAACTGTTTTAAATATTCACTTTTATGAATGTCTAAACTTTTCATTTCTATTTTTTCTAATTATAGATCTTAGAAGTCAGATTTCAGATCTCAGACCAAAAGCTAACTTCAAATTTTAATTTTGTTTTAACTAACAAAGTATTTTCAGTACCAACATCTGAAATCTGGTATCTGAAATCTTATTTCTTTAAAAGATTTTTAAGACGGTTGTAGATCTCAACATATGCCTCTGTTACTTCTCCTAAATCTCTTCTGAATCTGTCTTTGTCCAGTTTCTTCATGGTATCTTTATCCCAAAGTCTGCAAGTATCAGGAGAAATTTCGTCAGCCAAGATGATTTCACCGTCAGAAGTTTTCCCTAATTCGATTTTGAAATCTACCAGGATGATATTGATTTTGTCAAACAGGTCGATAAGGATTTCATTAATGTCTGACGTTAATTCATACATTTCGTCAAGTTCCTCGTAAGTAGCAGCCCCTAAAAATACGGCGTGGTGATCGTTAATAAGCGGATCTCCCAATTCGTCTTTTTTATAGCAGATATCGAAGATGGTTACCGGCGATTTAATTCCTTCCTCTACTCCTAATCTTTGTGCCATACTTCCTGCAGAGTAGTTTCTTACCACCATTTCCAAAGGAATGATAGATACTTTTCTTACCAACTGCTCTCTTTCGTCTAATTGTTTAATGAAATGAGTTTTGATTCCTTTTTCATTTAAATATTCAAAAATAAGGGTTGTGATAGCGTTATTCATCTCTCCTTTAAGGTCAACCTGGCCTTTCTTTTGAGCATTAAATGCTGTAGCATCGTCTTTGAAACGTACTACTACTTCATCAGGATTATCGGTAGCAAATACCTGTTTTGCTTTCCCCTCGTACAACATTTCTTTCTTTTGACTCATAATTTTACTTTCTAAATTGTAGTTAGATTTATTGATTTACTTTATTATTATTCCTGTTAAGACAGCCAGTCCAAAACTTAACAATGTACCAATTAATACATATTCCGTAAGTTTTCTCTGTTTTGCCTGTGCAAGGTCGCTGAATCTGAAAACAGATTTGGCAGCCACCATGAAACCTACGCCTTCCCAGTGATTCACCATAATAAAGGTAAATACCAGCAGACGTTCTAAAATTCCGATATATTTTCCGGCACTTGATAAAGATTCGGTTTGGATCGTGTTGGGGCCATCCGGAGCAGGTGTCCAGGATGATAGCAGGATTTTGATAAAAATAGACGCTGGTGTTGTCAGAAACAAAGCTGCCATGAGTATCTTTAAAAATTCCTGATTTTGTAAAAAGGTGAAATTATATTCAACGAAATAGAATGACACTCCCGCAATCACTAAGACATGAAGCATCTGATCGATGAAAAACCATCTTTTTTTTGTTTTTATAGTTTGGAAACTAAGTTTAGCAGCATCAATGATGAAGTGAGTAACTCCCACTAAAACTGCCACCCACCAAAGCTGCAGATCCCAAAGAAGAATGAGGCTTAAAACAATGTGAATCAGAACATGAAAGTATAAATACTTACTTTTTAGTTTATAGTTCTCCTTATCAGCAACCCATGCATTTGGCTGAAGTATAAAATCTCCGAGTAGATGTGCCAATATGAGTTTGATAAAGATCATGCCTATAGTTCTGATATTTTCTTTCTGAAATACTGATTGGTTTCCACGATGAGCTCATAGTTGGCTCGTTTCAGTCTCTGGCTGATAGAGGACTGTGAAATAGCAAATCTTTTAGCAAGATCTTCCTGGGTAATATCCTGATTCATAATCATTTCATGAATGATTTCAGAGGTGGCCATAGTCCAGTTGTCAAAATCCTTGGATGACCATTTCAATAAAATATTGAGATCCCTGTCTACAGAATCGTTTGATGTTTTTATAGCCACCGTATGCCCATCATTCTTCAAGTCATTCAGAAGTCGTCCGGAATTCACATAAGCAGTACCGTTGGATTCGGTGATCTTTTCAGAAGAAAAGCTTTCTTCTCCAATCCCTATGGCCATTCTTACATCCAGATTTTCCTGACTCTTAATAAGTGATTTTATGGCTAGAAAATGCCAGAAAACAGAGTCAATACTGCATTTGAACTGAAACTCATCCCCTCTGTAGATCTCCCATGTGCCAGGAGCGCTTCCCCAGGTTTCGAGAAGATTTTTAAGCTTGGTAATCCAAACTTCAGTGTCTGCATGTTGTGAATTTATAATATCACCGGTAATGACCGCTATCATACTGCAAATATAAGCATAATTACTTATAAATAAAAAATATAAGCCGAAACACTTATAGATATTGATTATTAGTGAATCTGCTTATATCGATTATGTAGTAAACATAAGGTTTTTAAGGCTTTAGATAAAACTAAAAAATAATAAAAAGACAAAGTAAAATGAAATAAATTCATGTAGAATTGAATATTAACTCAAATTTTCTACTCCTTTTTTATTTAAGAAGCTGTTTCCTGCTATCCGTTCATACTCCTCGCCCCTGTCTTTTCCTGCTGCCTGCTGTGGGGTAACCGCTGCTATCAGGGCTAATTAACCTGGCAAGGTTAAGACTACAATCTCAAAAAAATAAAACCTAACAGGTTTCAAAAACCTATTAGGTTGGGTATGATTAAAATATTAGTTACTATTTCTTAATAAACTGCTGCACCTGATCATCCAGTCTTAGAATATAAATTCCTGTAGGAATCCCCTGTACAGAAATATTTTTCTTATTTCTGAACGGTTCTTTCTCTGTATAGATTACTTTCCCTGAAAGATCGATGATCTGAGCTGTTTTTATCTTTTCAGTTTCCCCATTTACAAAAAGGTTGTCATACACCGGATTCGGGTATATCTTTAATGTTTTGTCTACAGAAGTGATAAGCTCTGAAGTTGATAAAGTTCCCAGGTTCTGACAATAGTTGGCTGCGTAAGAATCCCATTCACTGATCGTAAATGTACTATTGGGTTGATTGACCGCATTTTTCCTGTACAATGAAACATTTCCATTGCTATTCGAGGTATATTTAATTCCAATCGCATCTATAGTAACAGTTTTGTTATAGGCAAGTTCTACATAATTTTCTCCTCTGAAGGTCATAGCATCGGAAGCTGTTACAAATTTAGCCTGATCATTGGAATAACAGGATAAAGCAGCTTTGGGATTCAGGATGACAAAAGTTTCATTATTTCCTATTTTACCTTCCAGTTCATAAGTATCTGCATGATAAAATGTACCTGTAGGGTTTTTAAGGTGTACATTGATCCTGTAATTGTTCAGGTTTACCTCATGTCCGGTTTTATTGACAATTTCCAACGCATTATTGCTGACTGTATTATTATTAGTTCCGGAGATATATTTTGTAATTATCAGATCTTTAGCATAAGAATCCGAGGGTATTGTACTAGCGGTCACCGTATTACTAAATGGAGACTCAAGATATCCTTTATCAAAAGCTTTTACCGTAAAGGTATAAGTGGTAGAGGGATCGAGGTGATCTATACTGATTGAACTTCCTTTGGTAGTTGCAACAGGTACTTCAGCACCATTCATATATATTTTATACCCTAATATATCAGTATCTGGAGAAGGGGTCCAACTCAAGTTAATAAAATAGGCATTTTGCTGAGGAGAATTCAGTGCTCCCGGAGCTGTAGGTGCAATAGCATCCGGAGTTTCAGACCAGATCATATCAATCCATTCTGGATGATCAATGAACGGGTTCCTGTTTTTCTGTATGGCATATACAGCATTATTTCTATCAATTTCTCTCTGCGAGACTGGGTCCATTGCACTCCATTGTTTTAGCATGGCAACATAAGGAAGATCAATTGCTCTCTCTTCGGTCCCATCTAGCGGACATTGGTCTGTAGTTGGATTTATGGTTGCGGAGGTACTGTATGCTGTATTAAACGAACCTAATTTACCTTCATATCTTACAGCGAAATACAGTAAAGTTCTCGCTACATCTCCTTTGAACTCATCAATAGGCTCATACACTCGTCCTGCATAAGGATAATTAGGGATTGCTGCTTTGGATATCTTCGAAGTGTTAGTGAAGGTATAATAATTGGTAGTACCTGCTATACCATAAGGATAGTTATTTCTTAACTGATTGATTCTTGCGTCTGCAGGAATAATAAAGTTCAAATCTGAATACATGGGATAATCACTGATCTTTGAACTTGTACTGAAAGTACTCTGCGGCATCATATGCTCTCTGTTATACCCCATTCCTTCCTGACCAGCTGTTCCGATCAATTGGTCTACCGTATATTCATAAGCATCGGGCCCTGAAGGTATTTCTGAGTAGATATCCAACAGGTAGGTAGTGTTGGTAGCAGTATGATCGTAATATTTATCAAGATCAGTCTGTCCATACAAAGCTGGGAGGTCTCCATAATGCCAGTTCACATTGTTCGCTGAAATAATATCATGAATCTTAGATTTCAGGGCATAACCGGTTAATCCGGCAGTACCATTATAATATCCGGCAGGAGCCTGCGCCGATATATAAGATGAAATCAAAATAATAGGAAGTAGAACTTTTTTCATGCCTTAAAATTGGGCAACTAAATTAGTAAAATAAAATACGTAAAACTTTGAATATTTTATTAAGAAAACATTAATTCTTGAAATATAAAAAATTGGAAATTAAAATATTGACATGATATATATTATGGATGTGATAATTTTTTTTAGCATTCCGTCAATTTGGTTATCTTTGGGAACTAACTATTATCAATATGAATACAGAGACAATTGACAACATCAAAATGATAGCGGAGACAGCTAGAGAATTTGCAGAGAAGAATATCCGACCGAATATTATGGAGTGGGATGAAAGCCAGACTTTTCCAAAAGACTTATTTCACCAGTTGGGAGAAATGGGCTTTATGGGAATTGTAGTTCCTGAGCAGTACGGAGGTTCCGGTTTAGGCTATCACGAATATGTTACTATCCTGGATGAAATTTCTCAGGTAGACCCGTCTATTGGTCTTTCTGTAGCAGCGCACAACTCTCTTTGTACAAATCATATTTATGAGTTTGGAAATGAAGAACAGAGAAATAAATGGCTTCCTCAGTTAGCTTCCGGAAAAGTAATCGGAGCTTGGGGATTAACGGAGCATAACACTGGTTCAGACTCAGGAGGAATGTCTACCACTGCAGTGAAAGATGGTGATGACTGGATCATCAGCGGAGCCAAAAACTTTATTACTCACGCTATTTCAGGTGATATCGCCGTAGTAATGACCAGAACAGGTGAAAAAGGGGCTAAAAATAACTCTACCGCTTTTGTTTTAGAAAAAGGAATGCCTGGATTTACTTCCGGTAAAAAAGAAAATAAATTAGGAATGCGTGCTTCTGAAACCGCAGAATTAATTTTTGATAACGTACGTGTGCCGGATTCTCATCGTTTAGGTGAAGTAGGTGAAGGTTTCAAACAGGCTATGAAAATTCTTGACGGAGGTAGAATTTCGATCGCTGCATTAAGTTTAGGAACAGCAAGAGGTGCTTACAAAGCGGCTTTAAAATATGCTAAAGAAAGACATCAGTTTGGAAAATCAATTTCTGAATTCCAGGCCATCAATTTTATGTTGGCTGATATGGCTACGGAAATTGATGCTGCAGAGCTTTTGATCCAAAGAGCAGCAACATTGAAAAATGCTAAACAGAAAATGACAAAAGAAGGAGCTATGGCAAAATTATATGCTTCTGAAGCTTGTGTAAGAATTGCTAATAATGGTGTTCAGATCTTTGGAGGGTACGGATATACAAAGGACTTCCCTGCTGAAAAATTCTACAGAGACTCTAAGCTTTGTACCATTGGTGAAGGAACTTCTGAAATCCAGAGATTGGTCATCGGAAGAGATATTACAAAATAATTTTAACCCTCATACAAATGATTAAACAGGCACTTTTAGGTGAGTTTCTGCACGAAGCTGAAAACACCAGAAAAATTTTGAAAGCAATCCCTGACAGCGCTTTAGACTGGAAACCATCTGAAAAAAACTGGACAACCGGTCAGCTGGCCTCTCATATTGCAGAAGTTTACAACTGGTACAACCCAACCTTTAATCAGGATGTCTTTGACATGGGTAAATATCAGTATGATAAAGGTGATATTTCCAAAGCTGAAAATATTGTAGCAAAATTTGAAGAAAATGTAGCTAAAGCACAAAAGGTTTTGGAAAACTCTGATGAAAGCACTTATTTTAATGATTGGAAAATGGAAGTGAACGGAAACGCAATTTTTCCCGCTTCTCCAAGAGTTCAGGTAGTAAGAGGTTTTCTTTATAATCATTTGTACCATCACAGAGGTGAGTTGGTTGTTTATTTAAGGTCAACCGGAAATAAAGTTCCTGGACTTTATGGTCCCACTGCTGATGATGTGAGATAACCGATAATTATTATAATTAATAAAAAATGACATGCATAATTGATGCATGTCATTTTTTCATTTTGAGACATTATTGTTTTACGTATATTCAATGTATTGCATAATATACTGAACGAATGTTCTAAAATTTTCTTAAAAATTTTTGTTTTTCGTAATATAATTTTTATTAATTTCGATATACCATAATAAAAACAAATATTTAATATGAAAAGACAATTAACCCTACTTGGGATGCTTCTCATTACAGGAGTTTCATTCGCACAGACTGACCGCCTTTGGTCTCAAGAAGTTTCAAAAACATCCTCAGGGATTTTTGAAAACAAATCCGGAATCCGAAGTCCTAAATTATTCAGCTTGAATATTAATGGATTGAAAAATGCTTTAGCAAAAGCTCCGAAGAGATTGGCTGTCGGCGAAAAATCAGAAGTCATCATTTCATTTCCGAATTCTGATGGAAGAATGGAAAACTTTAAAGTAAAAGAAAATTCCAACTTCACTCCCGAATTAGCAGCCAAATACCCAGACATTAAATCTTATGTAGGCCAGGGACTTGAAGATCCTAACTCAACAGTGTATTTCAGTGTTTCTTCATTAGGACTATCATCCATGGAAATCTATGGTGATAAATCAGCAGTCTTCATTGAGCCTTATGCTAAAGATCTTTCTACGTACGTTGTTTACAAAAAAACTGACAAAAATGATGATCTTAGTAAATTTGAATGTACGGTAATAGATGTTGCTAAAAAAGGAGTATCCAATGCAAGTGTTGCAGCAAGACCTAACGCTGACGACGCAAAATTAAGAACATTCAGATTAGCGTTATCTTGTACAGGAGAATACACTGCTTATTTTGGTGGAACAAAAGCTCAGGCTTTAGCTGCTATGAATAACACAATGACTCGTGTAAACGGTGTTTTTGAAAAAGATTTCGCAGCAAGAATGGTTCTTATTGCGAACAATGATGCTGTAATTTATACCAATGCTTCTACAGATCCTTATTCTGCAGCATCCGGAATGAGCAGCTGGAACTCCCAACTACAAAGTACCCTGACATCTGTTATTGGAGAAGCCAATTATGATATCGGCCACTTATTCGGAGCTACCGGTGGTGGTGGAAACGCAGGATGCATAGGATGTATCTGTACCAATGGTTCAAAAGGAAGCGGTTATACTTCCCCTGCAGATGCCATTCCATCGGGAGACAACTTTGATATCGATTATGTAGCTCATGAAATGGGGCATCAGTTCGGTGGAAATCATACTTTCTCAATGAGCAATGAAGGAACGGGTGCTAATATGGAGCCAGGATCAGGGTCAACAATCATGGGATATGCCGGAATTACCAGCCAGGATGTTCAGCCTCACTCTGACGCATTTTTCCACGCGATAAGCATTCAACAGATCACCAATAATATTAAAGCTAAAACCTGTTCAGTCAATACAAATACAGGAAACTCTATTCCAACAGCCAATGCAGGTTTAGATTATACCATTCCAAAAGGAACTCCATTTGTACTGACCGGAACCGGAACTGATGCAGATGGAGATTCGTTAACCTATATCTGGGAACAAATGGATAATGCATCCTCTTCTCAAACCGGAGCTAGCTCTGCAGCCAGTGCAACAAAAGCATCAGGACCTAATTTCAGATCATGGGCACCTACAACCGTTCCTACTAGATATTTCCCAAGAATGGCCTCTATTCTAACTGGAGCTACAACTACTGCAGGTACCGAAATTACCGTGGAAGCACTTTCTTCTGTAGCCAGAACATTAAATTTCAGGTTTACTGTTCGTGACAACAAGGCCGGAGGTTCTGGAAACAATTCAGATGATGCTGTAATTACAGTGAACAGTACTGCAGGACCTTTTGCTGTTACTTCTCAGAATTCAGCAATTACTTATACAGGGGGAAGCTCACAAACCGTAACATGGGATGTAGCAGGAACTACAGCAAATGGAGTAAACACTGCCAATGTGGATATTCTTTGGTCTACAGATAGCGGAAATACGTGGACTACCCTATTATCTGCAACGCCTAATGATGGTTCACAAGCTGTAACCATTCCTAATACATCTACTACTACAGGAAGACTTATGGTAAAAGGCTCCAATCACATTTTCTTTGATGTAAATAACGCAAATATTACTGTAAATGCAGGATCCGGAACACCTGATACGATTGCTCCTACGGCACCAACCCTTGCGGCTTCAGGAACTACTTCTACAAGTACAAATCTTTCCTGGTCAGGAGCTACGGACAATGTAGGAGTGACAGGATACGATGTGTATTTGGGAGCTTCGTTAATCGGTTCTACAGCTTCCACTACTTATACTGTGACAAGTTTAACTCCATCTACTACTTATAGCTTCTCCGTGAAAGCAAAAGATGCAGCAGGTAATGCATCATCTTCAAGTAATACAGTGAACGTTACAACACTTGCTGGTGGAGGAAATGTAACTTACTGTTCAGCTTCAGCATCCAATACCGCTGATGAAAGAATCGGTAAAGTACAATTCGGGACTATCAACAATACTTCAACGGGAACAGCAGGATATGAAGACTTTACCTCTATCTCTACCAATGTAACGAGAGGAACTGCCTATACGCTTTCTATCACTCCGTTTTGGGCTTCTACTAAGTACAATGAAGCTTATGCTGTTTATATTGATTATAACGGAAACGGAAGTTTTGCAGACAGTGGCGAACTTGTTTGGTCTAAAGCAGGTTCTACAACAAGTCCGGTTACAGGATCAGTAACTATCCCTTCAACAGCAACTCTTGGTTCTACAAGAATGAGAGTGATGATGAAATATAGTTCAATTCCTACTTCATCTTGTGAGGCTTATACTTACGGACAAGTTGAAGATTATACAGTTAATATTGTTTCTTCAGGAAGAGGAGAGCTTTCCAATACGAAAGATCTGATTACAGATATTAAATTATACCCTAACCCGGTAAAAGATATCATGTATATCTCCAATACAACTTCTGAAGATTACAAAATCTTTGACATGGGTGGAAAAGTAGTTGACTCAGGAAAACTTCAGAGAGGATCTGTGAATGTAAGCAATTTGATTAAAGGAGCTTATATGATCCAAATTGGAGAAATTTCTAAACGATTTGTTAAAAACTAATCACCACAAAAATTTTAAACGATGTGAAACTGCTCTACTATAGAGCAGTTTTTTTATTTACTTACATTCAATGAGTTGTATTTTTTATCCAATTATTATTTTAAATTATTCTAAAGAAAAATAATATTTTAATAATATTTTCAGTAGTTTTGAATGATATAAAAGAATTCACGGCAACATGAAAAAACAATTATTAATGATGGGGATGCTGGCATTATCTGGCGTTTCTTTTGCACAAACGGATCGTGTATGGTCCAGAAAAGCTCAACAAAGCTCGTCTTCAGTCTTAGAAAATATGAAAAGTATTGATGATCCAAGAATTTTTCATCTGGACATTAATGGATTGAAAAGTGCGTTGACAAGAACACCCAAAAGAGCAACGGAAAAATCATCGGTTATTATTTCTCTTCCCAATTCATCGGGAAAGATGGAGCGCTTTACAGTAAAAGAAAATTCAAATCTTGATCCTGAACTGGCTGCTCAATACCCGGATATTAAGTCTTATATCGGCCAGGGAGTAGAAGATAAAACTTCAACAGTTTATTTCAGTATTTCTCCTTTAGGTTTGTCTTCTATGGAAATTTATGGTGATAAATCAGCTGTTTTTATTGAGCCTTATACCAAAGACCTTTCTACTTATGCTGTTTATAAACGTTCTGACAGAAAGAATGATCTGAATGATTTTGAATGTAAAGTACTGGAATCAGCTCAAAAAGGAACTTCTCATGTGAACACCGCTAAAAATGCTGACGATGCTGTTCTAAGAACATATAGGCTTGCATTATCCTGTACGGGAGAATATGCAACTTATTTTGGGGGAACAAAAGCTCAGGCGCTGGCAGCCATGAATAATACATTAACTCGTGTGAATGGTATTTTTGAAAATGACTTTGCCGCAAGAATGGTCTTGATTCCTAATAATGATTCTATAATTTATACTGATGCGAATACTGATCCTTTTTCACCATCCGATAAAATGAACAAATGGAATTTTGAACTTATGAATGATTTAAATTCAAAAATAGGGAATGCTAATTTTGATATTGGTCATTTATTTGGTGCTACTGGTGGAGGTGGAAATGCAGGATGTATTGGCTGTATATGCAGTGATGATATGTCTACCTATAATTATATGGGAACTACTTATCCTGAAAATTATAAAGGAAGTGGCTACACCTCTCCTTCTAACGGTATTCCTTCAGGTGATACTTTTGACATTGATTTTGTAGCTCATGAAATGGGACACCAGTTTGGGGGGAATCATACATTTTCATATACTACACAGGTTGGGCTACAGCCTGTAGAACCAGGTTCAGGATCTACTATTATGGGATATGCGGGAGTTTCACCCTATAATGTACAACAAAATTCAAATCCTTTTTTCCATGCCCGAAGTATTGAACAGATAACCAATACCATTAAAGCAACAACCTGCTCTGTGAATACTCCTACAGGAAATTCAATTCCTACGGCCAATGCAGGAGCAGACTATACCATTCCTAAAAGTACACCATTTGTACTGACAGGTTCAGGAACTGATGTTGATGGAGATTCACTTACCTATATCTGGGAACAGATGGACAATGGAACCTCTTCCCAAACAGGAAGTAATTCTGTAGCTACAGCTACTAAAACTGCGGGACCAACATTCAGATCATGGGTACCTACAGCTTCACCAATAAGATATTTCCCTAAAATGGCTAGTATTCTAAAAGGATCAACAGAAACCCGGGGAGAAGAAATAAGAGTTGAAGCTCTATCTTCAGTTTCAAGAGATCTAAACTTCAGATTTACAGTTAGGGATAATAAATTAGGTGGTGCAGGAAACAATTCTGATGATGCTAAAATAACGGTTAATGCTCTTGCTGGACCATTCCTTATTACGTCTCAGAATGATGCTGTATCTTATGTAGGAGGAACTTCCCAAACAGTGACTTGGGATGTAGCTGGAACAACTTCCAATAATATCAATACTGCCAACGTGGATATTCTTTGGTCTACCGATAATGGAGATACCTGGACTACTCTATTAGCGGCTACTCCTAATGATGGTTCGGAAGCTGTCCTGATTCCTGATGTTGCTACCAATTCAGGAAGAATTATGGTAAAAGGAAGCAACCATATCTTCTTTGATGTGAATAATGCTAATATTTCTGTAACTACTAGTGAGCTGTCTACATCGGAAACTCAATTGAAAGGCTCTACAGAAATTAAATTGTATCCAAATCCGGTGAAGGATATCTTAACCCTTTCAAACACAGGATCAGAAAGATTTAAAATCTATGATATGTCCGGAAAGCTTGTTATTGAAGGCTCTCTTCAAAACGGAACGGTGAATGTAAGCAGGCTGGTAAAAGGAAATTATGTAATCCAGATTGAAAAATTCTCCAAAATGTTCATTAAAAACTAAATCCAATTCAAATATAAATTGAAAAGACTGCTCTAAGAGTAGTCTTTTTCATTTGATCCCTGCACCAACTTTCAATACATTATCATTTAAAAGACTAATATTTATTGAATTAATTACAATAATCATGTTTTATTAAAAATAATATTACATATAATTATATTTTTAGTTAAATTTATCACTCAATATTATTCTTTTATTGTACCGTTATCCGTTTGTATTTAGGGGAAGCTTTTCAAGCGCTTTTTTAACAATAAATCTTGCTCTATTCTTTGAGTTCTTTTTTCAATGTGAGAAACTTATTCATCCTATTGAAAGTCAAACATTTTTATGTTTAAGAAAAACTGTACAGATGTAAAAGATAATCTTCTATACCTAAGCTTGGCATTGGTCTGCATCCCTGAAAATACCTATTTAATTTTCACATAATTTAATTTTTTTATATGAAACATTTATTTAAGTACTTCTTTTTTCTGGCCATTGCCACATTTTCAATAGCTTGTAGCTCTGATGACAGAGAAGAAGAAATCGTTATCCAACCGAGCCCGGTTAAAATTGTATTTTACAAAAGTGCTGATGATTTTGCCACCAGTTATGATCCTGATAACAAAGTAAGTCAAACCGTCAGAATTCAGGCATTTGACCTATACAAACAGGGAAATTGGAAAGAACTGGAAAAATTATTTCAGACAAATAACCTGAACGGCGGTTGGCCACCAGCAAACGGAGGATACAATATTGTAGATGATGTCGCAATACAAGCCGGTCAAAAATATGACAGATACAG
This Chryseobacterium sp. G0162 DNA region includes the following protein-coding sequences:
- the purC gene encoding phosphoribosylaminoimidazolesuccinocarboxamide synthase — translated: MSQKKEMLYEGKAKQVFATDNPDEVVVRFKDDATAFNAQKKGQVDLKGEMNNAITTLIFEYLNEKGIKTHFIKQLDEREQLVRKVSIIPLEMVVRNYSAGSMAQRLGVEEGIKSPVTIFDICYKKDELGDPLINDHHAVFLGAATYEELDEMYELTSDINEILIDLFDKINIILVDFKIELGKTSDGEIILADEISPDTCRLWDKDTMKKLDKDRFRRDLGEVTEAYVEIYNRLKNLLKK
- a CDS encoding DUF3307 domain-containing protein, which translates into the protein MIFIKLILAHLLGDFILQPNAWVADKENYKLKSKYLYFHVLIHIVLSLILLWDLQLWWVAVLVGVTHFIIDAAKLSFQTIKTKKRWFFIDQMLHVLVIAGVSFYFVEYNFTFLQNQEFLKILMAALFLTTPASIFIKILLSSWTPAPDGPNTIQTESLSSAGKYIGILERLLVFTFIMVNHWEGVGFMVAAKSVFRFSDLAQAKQRKLTEYVLIGTLLSFGLAVLTGIIIK
- a CDS encoding SatD family protein, coding for MIAVITGDIINSQHADTEVWITKLKNLLETWGSAPGTWEIYRGDEFQFKCSIDSVFWHFLAIKSLIKSQENLDVRMAIGIGEESFSSEKITESNGTAYVNSGRLLNDLKNDGHTVAIKTSNDSVDRDLNILLKWSSKDFDNWTMATSEIIHEMIMNQDITQEDLAKRFAISQSSISQRLKRANYELIVETNQYFRKKISEL
- a CDS encoding endonuclease, which encodes MKKVLLPIILISSYISAQAPAGYYNGTAGLTGYALKSKIHDIISANNVNWHYGDLPALYGQTDLDKYYDHTATNTTYLLDIYSEIPSGPDAYEYTVDQLIGTAGQEGMGYNREHMMPQSTFSTSSKISDYPMYSDLNFIIPADARINQLRNNYPYGIAGTTNYYTFTNTSKISKAAIPNYPYAGRVYEPIDEFKGDVARTLLYFAVRYEGKLGSFNTAYSTSATINPTTDQCPLDGTEERAIDLPYVAMLKQWSAMDPVSQREIDRNNAVYAIQKNRNPFIDHPEWIDMIWSETPDAIAPTAPGALNSPQQNAYFINLSWTPSPDTDILGYKIYMNGAEVPVATTKGSSISIDHLDPSTTYTFTVKAFDKGYLESPFSNTVTASTIPSDSYAKDLIITKYISGTNNNTVSNNALEIVNKTGHEVNLNNYRINVHLKNPTGTFYHADTYELEGKIGNNETFVILNPKAALSCYSNDQAKFVTASDAMTFRGENYVELAYNKTVTIDAIGIKYTSNSNGNVSLYRKNAVNQPNSTFTISEWDSYAANYCQNLGTLSTSELITSVDKTLKIYPNPVYDNLFVNGETEKIKTAQIIDLSGKVIYTEKEPFRNKKNISVQGIPTGIYILRLDDQVQQFIKK
- a CDS encoding acyl-CoA dehydrogenase family protein — translated: MNTETIDNIKMIAETAREFAEKNIRPNIMEWDESQTFPKDLFHQLGEMGFMGIVVPEQYGGSGLGYHEYVTILDEISQVDPSIGLSVAAHNSLCTNHIYEFGNEEQRNKWLPQLASGKVIGAWGLTEHNTGSDSGGMSTTAVKDGDDWIISGAKNFITHAISGDIAVVMTRTGEKGAKNNSTAFVLEKGMPGFTSGKKENKLGMRASETAELIFDNVRVPDSHRLGEVGEGFKQAMKILDGGRISIAALSLGTARGAYKAALKYAKERHQFGKSISEFQAINFMLADMATEIDAAELLIQRAATLKNAKQKMTKEGAMAKLYASEACVRIANNGVQIFGGYGYTKDFPAEKFYRDSKLCTIGEGTSEIQRLVIGRDITK
- a CDS encoding DinB family protein yields the protein MIKQALLGEFLHEAENTRKILKAIPDSALDWKPSEKNWTTGQLASHIAEVYNWYNPTFNQDVFDMGKYQYDKGDISKAENIVAKFEENVAKAQKVLENSDESTYFNDWKMEVNGNAIFPASPRVQVVRGFLYNHLYHHRGELVVYLRSTGNKVPGLYGPTADDVR